One genomic region from Stutzerimonas decontaminans encodes:
- the upp gene encoding uracil phosphoribosyltransferase: MPIREIRHPLIRHKLGLMRRADISTKNFRELAQEVGSILTYEATSDLPLEHYSIDGWCGPVQVEKISGKKITVVPILRAGIGMLDGVLSLIPGAKVSAVGIARNEETLQAQTYLEKLVPEIEQRLAIIIDPMLATGGSMVATIDMLKKAGCKEIRALVLVAAPEGIAAVEKAHPDVLIFTASIDERLDEHGYIVPGLGDAGDKIFGTKQKDI; encoded by the coding sequence ATGCCCATTCGAGAGATCCGCCACCCGCTGATCCGCCACAAGCTCGGCCTGATGCGCCGCGCCGATATCAGCACCAAGAACTTCCGTGAACTGGCTCAGGAAGTGGGCTCGATCCTCACTTATGAAGCGACTTCGGACCTGCCGCTGGAACACTACAGCATCGACGGCTGGTGCGGCCCGGTGCAAGTGGAGAAAATCTCCGGGAAGAAAATCACCGTCGTACCCATTCTGCGCGCCGGCATCGGCATGCTCGACGGTGTACTCAGCCTGATTCCGGGCGCCAAGGTCAGTGCGGTAGGCATCGCGCGCAACGAAGAGACGCTGCAGGCACAGACCTACCTGGAGAAGCTCGTTCCAGAGATCGAACAACGGTTGGCCATTATTATCGACCCTATGCTCGCTACCGGCGGGTCGATGGTCGCCACCATCGACATGCTGAAAAAGGCCGGCTGTAAGGAGATCCGTGCGTTGGTGCTGGTCGCGGCCCCGGAAGGCATCGCCGCTGTAGAAAAAGCGCACCCGGATGTGCTGATTTTCACCGCGTCCATTGATGAGCGTCTCGACGAGCACGGCTACATCGTTCCAGGCCTGGGCGATGCCGGCGACAAGATCTTCGGCACCAAGCAGAAGGACATCTAA
- a CDS encoding hypoxanthine-guanine phosphoribosyltransferase, translated as MSVDLVHIRQVMAEADCLYTEEQVEAAITKVAETINGELADRNPVVFCVMNGGLIFSGKLVPKLNFPLELSYLHATRYRNETSGGELFWKAKPEVSFIDRDVLIIDDILDEGHTLGAIIDFCRHAGAAAVHTAVLIDKDHERKARPDLKADYVGLSCIDRYIFGYGMDYKGYWRNAPGIYAVKGL; from the coding sequence ATGTCCGTCGATCTCGTACATATTCGTCAAGTCATGGCGGAGGCAGACTGCCTGTACACCGAAGAGCAAGTGGAAGCAGCGATCACCAAGGTCGCGGAAACGATCAATGGCGAGCTGGCTGATCGCAATCCTGTGGTCTTCTGCGTAATGAATGGCGGCCTGATCTTCTCCGGCAAGCTGGTACCAAAGTTGAATTTCCCGCTGGAACTGTCGTACCTGCATGCGACCCGTTACCGCAACGAAACCAGCGGTGGTGAGCTGTTCTGGAAGGCCAAGCCCGAAGTTTCGTTTATCGATCGCGACGTGTTGATCATCGACGACATCTTGGATGAAGGCCACACCCTAGGCGCTATCATCGACTTCTGTCGGCACGCAGGCGCGGCGGCGGTGCATACCGCGGTGCTGATCGACAAGGACCACGAGCGCAAGGCGCGTCCTGACTTGAAGGCGGATTACGTCGGTCTCAGCTGCATTGATCGCTACATATTCGGTTACGGCATGGACTACAAAGGTTACTGGCGTAATGCGCCGGGCATCTATGCGGTGAAAGGACTGTAA